In a genomic window of Flavobacterium sp. KACC 22761:
- a CDS encoding organic hydroperoxide resistance protein, translated as METKVLYTGKTHTTGGREGASQSSDEQLNIKLSSPGSSRPGTNPEQLFAAGWSACFIGALGIAASKQGIKLPADTAVDAEVDLCVTEGEYSLQARLNISLPGIDRETAEALAAQAHQTCPYSKATRGNINVELNIL; from the coding sequence ATGGAAACAAAAGTTTTATACACAGGAAAAACACACACAACAGGTGGTAGAGAAGGAGCTTCTCAAAGTTCAGACGAACAATTGAATATCAAATTAAGTTCACCGGGATCCTCACGTCCGGGGACAAATCCAGAGCAATTGTTTGCTGCAGGCTGGTCGGCTTGTTTTATTGGGGCTTTGGGAATCGCAGCGTCAAAGCAAGGAATTAAGCTTCCGGCAGATACTGCGGTAGATGCTGAGGTTGATTTATGTGTCACAGAAGGCGAATATTCTTTGCAGGCACGCCTTAACATTAGTCTTCCGGGAATTGATCGTGAAACGGCAGAAGCTTTGGCAGCACAGGCACATCAAACTTGTCCTTATTCTAAAGCGACAAGAGGAAACATTAATGTCGAACTTAATATTTTGTAA
- a CDS encoding DUF1223 domain-containing protein, which translates to MKKIRIISAFAILLLLAGNAVFGQSNKDKKGFAFLELYTSEGCSSCPPADELMGKIQNQYKDSNVFVLSYHVDYWDKQGWKDIFSSAANTKRQYDYAKFLEKEPIYTPQLIINGKIDYIGSQETAVQNGIRSALLKPAVAEITLEASQQENKLNLNYNINKISKNNRLYVAVVQKSAKSNVKRGENANRVLSHFQIVRSLNGFALTGNPKGNVSVSLPKGFNTKDFEVIGFVQDMNSGIILGANRAVFAQNLL; encoded by the coding sequence ATGAAAAAGATAAGAATAATTAGTGCTTTTGCAATATTGTTGCTTTTAGCAGGAAACGCTGTTTTCGGCCAAAGCAATAAAGACAAAAAAGGTTTTGCCTTTTTAGAATTATACACTTCTGAAGGCTGTTCAAGCTGTCCTCCGGCAGATGAATTGATGGGAAAAATTCAGAATCAATACAAAGACAGCAATGTTTTTGTTTTATCGTATCACGTTGATTATTGGGACAAACAAGGCTGGAAAGATATATTTAGCAGTGCGGCAAATACCAAACGACAATACGATTACGCTAAATTCTTGGAAAAAGAGCCCATTTATACGCCACAATTGATTATCAACGGAAAAATAGATTATATAGGTTCTCAGGAAACGGCGGTTCAAAACGGAATTCGTTCTGCGCTTTTAAAACCTGCAGTTGCCGAAATAACTTTGGAAGCAAGTCAGCAAGAAAACAAACTGAATTTAAATTATAACATCAATAAAATTTCAAAAAACAATCGTTTGTATGTTGCCGTGGTTCAAAAATCGGCTAAAAGCAATGTGAAAAGAGGGGAGAATGCCAATCGTGTTTTGTCGCATTTTCAAATTGTTCGCAGCTTGAATGGTTTTGCATTGACAGGAAATCCAAAAGGGAATGTTTCGGTTTCTTTGCCAAAAGGTTTTAACACGAAAGATTTTGAAGTTATCGGTTTTGTTCAAGACATGAATTCCGGAATTATTTTGGGGGCAAACCGAGCCGTTTTTGCACAAAATTTACTGTAA
- a CDS encoding sensor histidine kinase: MEKVKRFQVSRRVIWGSSIALAILASIPKLFDAATTPGDLVINSSITLLFSLFIWYYNIYSLPKFSAQRTNKSLFNWKLLLSVILGILLMVVLVIAHQELFQVSKMDAPIMFELRGVLINLIVYMFLHLLFQNYQTQQIGVELERSKALNLGAQYELLKQQVNPHFLFNSLNTLKSMVDIQDPQSSDFILKLSDFYRFTLDSRKLDLISLKEEIQILDSYVYLLKARFEDGFEVINEIDQKQYDCAIPPFSLQLLIENCIKHNVVSLDKPLRIKLYTENDFLVIENPIQLKRGVLSTGVGLDNINQRFMHLAHKEIEIDKNDTIFKVKIPLIYEYRNN, translated from the coding sequence ATGGAAAAAGTAAAACGCTTTCAGGTTTCTCGGCGTGTCATTTGGGGAAGTTCAATAGCACTTGCAATTCTTGCTTCTATTCCCAAATTATTTGATGCGGCCACAACGCCTGGCGACTTGGTAATCAATTCTTCGATTACACTTCTGTTTTCGCTTTTTATCTGGTACTACAATATTTACAGCCTGCCAAAATTCTCTGCACAGCGCACGAATAAAAGCTTGTTTAACTGGAAGTTGCTTCTTAGTGTTATCTTAGGGATTTTATTGATGGTGGTACTGGTGATTGCACATCAGGAACTTTTTCAAGTTTCGAAAATGGATGCGCCGATTATGTTTGAGCTTCGTGGTGTTTTAATCAACTTGATTGTCTATATGTTTTTGCATCTGCTTTTTCAGAATTATCAAACGCAACAAATAGGAGTAGAATTAGAACGAAGCAAAGCCTTAAATCTTGGCGCACAGTACGAACTTTTGAAACAACAAGTCAATCCGCACTTTTTATTCAACAGTTTGAATACGCTAAAATCAATGGTTGATATTCAGGATCCGCAGAGTTCTGATTTTATTTTGAAACTATCTGATTTTTATCGTTTTACATTAGACAGCCGAAAGCTTGACTTGATATCCTTAAAAGAGGAAATTCAGATTCTCGATTCGTATGTTTATTTGCTGAAAGCACGTTTTGAAGATGGATTTGAAGTAATAAATGAGATTGATCAAAAACAATACGATTGTGCTATTCCGCCTTTTTCATTGCAGCTGTTGATTGAAAATTGCATCAAGCATAACGTAGTTTCTTTGGATAAACCATTGCGAATTAAATTATATACCGAAAATGATTTTCTGGTAATTGAAAATCCAATTCAGCTAAAACGTGGTGTTTTGTCAACGGGAGTTGGTTTGGATAATATTAATCAGCGTTTTATGCATTTGGCTCACAAGGAAATCGAAATTGACAAAAACGACACTATTTTTAAAGTTAAAATACCGCTTATTTATGAATATCGTAATAATTGA
- a CDS encoding LytTR family DNA-binding domain-containing protein has protein sequence MNIVIIEDEVKTAKALGQLILSIRPDAQVLSYIQSIDGAVSYLMENDQPDLIFMDIQLADGLCFEIFKNVEVLSPVIFCTAFDDYAIEAFKSNGIDYVLKPFSRDSISQAIKKAGELKNFFQRNKKMMPDFDYLLTRTGENTGKKSFLVFKNNKYQTIQTENIAFFFIKNETPTIMTFDKNEYQITQSLDEVHKLLSPIQFFRMNRQYLVNFSAIREAEHYFSRKLIIKLTIPTEEKLLVGKEKATAFLSWLENR, from the coding sequence ATGAATATCGTAATAATTGAAGATGAAGTAAAAACGGCCAAAGCGCTAGGTCAGCTTATTTTGAGTATTAGGCCTGATGCTCAGGTTTTATCGTACATTCAGAGTATTGATGGCGCGGTGAGCTATCTTATGGAAAACGATCAGCCCGATCTTATTTTTATGGATATTCAGCTGGCTGACGGACTTTGTTTTGAAATTTTCAAAAACGTTGAGGTTTTGTCTCCGGTCATTTTCTGTACGGCTTTTGATGATTATGCGATTGAAGCATTTAAATCAAACGGAATCGATTATGTGTTGAAGCCTTTTTCAAGAGACAGCATTTCGCAAGCGATTAAAAAAGCGGGCGAATTGAAGAATTTCTTCCAAAGAAATAAAAAAATGATGCCCGATTTTGATTATCTCTTGACCAGAACCGGCGAAAACACAGGCAAAAAAAGCTTTTTAGTCTTTAAAAACAATAAATACCAAACGATTCAAACTGAGAATATTGCATTTTTCTTCATCAAAAATGAAACGCCAACGATTATGACTTTTGATAAAAATGAATATCAAATAACGCAATCTTTAGATGAGGTGCACAAGTTGTTGTCGCCAATTCAGTTCTTCCGAATGAACAGACAATATTTGGTCAATTTTTCGGCGATAAGAGAAGCGGAACATTATTTTTCGCGAAAGCTGATTATTAAACTTACCATTCCAACTGAGGAAAAATTATTAGTAGGAAAAGAGAAAGCGACGGCTTTTTTGAGTTGGCTGGAAAACAGGTGA
- a CDS encoding ABC-F family ATP-binding cassette domain-containing protein, with product MIILQNISYTHSNTELLFDAISLTVNTGNKIALTGHNGAGKSTLLKIIAKELFPSSGTIEIDTEPYYIPQIFGQYNHLTIAEALQIGQKLTAFREILEGNVSETNLNLLNDDWTIEDRCNEALKYWHLNNLDLNQKMQFLSGGQKTKVFLAGIMIHQPKLILLDEPSNHLDVEGRNLLYQFIKNSTTTMLIVSHDRKLLNLLDTTCELKSNGIKTYGGNYDFYLEQKNIEKNALALDIHSKEKALQKAKEKQRETIERQQKSDAKGKKKQEKAGVARIMMNTLKNKAENSTSKTKSVHEEKIGGISQELRELRENVSSLDKMKFGLDNSRLHKGKIMVDATSLNYSYNEENIWKTDLNFQILSGERMALKGNNGSGKTTLIKLILRELQPKSGTLKIADCHSVYIDQDYSLINNALTVYEQAQQSNASGLEEHDIKMRLNRFLFGKSDWDKPCQFLSGGERMRLMLCGLTITNQAPDLIILDEPTNNLDLQNIEILTAALNEYQGTLIVVSHDEIFLKEINVNNSFSLF from the coding sequence ATGATCATTCTGCAAAACATTTCATATACACATTCTAATACAGAATTGCTGTTCGACGCAATCAGTTTAACAGTAAATACAGGCAATAAAATCGCCTTAACAGGACATAACGGTGCTGGAAAATCAACTTTGCTTAAAATTATTGCAAAAGAATTATTTCCGTCAAGCGGAACAATCGAAATTGATACTGAACCTTATTATATTCCGCAAATCTTCGGCCAATACAATCATTTAACGATTGCCGAAGCCTTACAAATTGGTCAAAAACTGACCGCTTTCCGCGAAATTCTTGAAGGAAATGTCAGCGAAACCAATTTGAATCTGCTAAACGACGACTGGACCATTGAAGATCGTTGCAATGAAGCGTTAAAATATTGGCATTTGAATAATTTGGATTTGAACCAGAAAATGCAATTTTTAAGCGGAGGCCAGAAAACAAAAGTATTTCTTGCGGGAATTATGATTCATCAGCCAAAACTTATTTTATTGGACGAACCCAGCAATCATCTTGACGTTGAAGGCAGAAATTTGCTGTATCAATTCATAAAAAATTCAACAACAACGATGCTAATTGTAAGTCACGACAGAAAACTGCTGAATTTGCTTGATACAACCTGTGAGTTAAAATCAAACGGAATTAAAACCTACGGTGGGAATTATGATTTTTATTTGGAACAAAAAAATATCGAAAAGAATGCTTTAGCACTTGATATTCATTCGAAAGAAAAAGCACTTCAAAAAGCCAAAGAAAAACAGCGAGAAACAATCGAAAGACAACAAAAATCAGATGCAAAAGGCAAAAAGAAACAAGAAAAAGCCGGAGTTGCCCGCATTATGATGAATACGCTAAAGAATAAAGCCGAAAACAGCACTTCGAAAACTAAAAGCGTTCATGAAGAGAAAATAGGCGGTATTTCACAAGAATTGCGCGAACTACGTGAAAACGTTTCGAGTTTGGACAAAATGAAATTCGGGCTTGATAATTCGCGTTTGCATAAAGGAAAAATAATGGTTGATGCAACATCGTTGAATTATAGTTATAACGAAGAAAATATTTGGAAAACCGATTTGAATTTTCAGATTCTTTCAGGCGAAAGAATGGCGCTAAAAGGAAATAACGGATCTGGCAAGACCACGCTGATTAAGCTAATTTTAAGAGAATTGCAACCAAAATCAGGAACTCTTAAAATTGCAGATTGTCACAGCGTTTACATTGACCAAGATTATTCCTTAATCAATAACGCACTAACGGTTTATGAACAGGCGCAACAAAGCAATGCTTCAGGTTTAGAAGAACATGATATTAAAATGCGATTGAATCGTTTTCTTTTCGGCAAATCAGATTGGGACAAACCTTGCCAGTTTTTAAGTGGAGGCGAAAGAATGCGTTTAATGCTCTGCGGATTGACAATCACAAATCAGGCTCCAGATTTAATCATTTTAGATGAACCGACAAACAATTTGGATTTGCAAAATATCGAAATTCTGACTGCTGCTTTGAATGAATATCAAGGTACTTTGATTGTTGTTTCGCATGATGAAATATTCTTAAAAGAAATAAATGTAAATAACAGTTTTAGTTTGTTTTAG
- a CDS encoding DoxX family protein, which produces MNTKTTKIIYWTGIILTSLWFGASGFFELTSNPIVWGITQQLGYPAHFIYILGVFKVAGVITLLIPNKLLRLKEWVFAGIFFDITFAFFSKLAVLEFPSTIDAIIAFAMVSVTYAMFRELYAANYSKNAIVG; this is translated from the coding sequence ATGAACACAAAAACAACAAAAATTATTTATTGGACAGGAATCATTTTAACTTCTTTATGGTTTGGCGCCAGCGGATTTTTTGAATTAACTTCAAATCCAATTGTTTGGGGAATCACACAACAATTGGGCTATCCAGCACATTTTATTTACATTCTTGGTGTGTTTAAAGTCGCTGGAGTAATCACATTATTAATTCCAAATAAATTATTACGATTGAAAGAATGGGTCTTTGCCGGAATTTTCTTTGACATCACTTTTGCTTTCTTTTCAAAATTAGCGGTATTGGAATTTCCTTCGACAATCGATGCTATTATTGCTTTTGCCATGGTGAGTGTAACTTACGCCATGTTTAGAGAATTATATGCAGCTAATTATTCTAAAAATGCGATTGTAGGCTAA
- a CDS encoding Crp/Fnr family transcriptional regulator, with product MEAKAILQQHITKTAVLTDDEFDYFYSHFKPLSFKKGQTIISSGDKVNCEYFVISGCLKSFFINDEIKMYILQFAMPTWWASDYSALYNQTEATINVDCITDAEVLCLSNEDREKLCKEFHQIEHFFRWRTNKGYIASQKRLLSFMNNNVKVRYEELLALYPQLYNLVPKHLIAAYLGVSRETLSRLYNS from the coding sequence ATGGAAGCCAAAGCCATTTTGCAACAACATATTACCAAAACTGCTGTATTGACAGATGATGAGTTTGATTATTTCTATTCGCATTTCAAACCTTTGTCTTTTAAAAAAGGCCAAACCATTATCAGTTCAGGCGATAAAGTAAACTGCGAATATTTTGTGATTTCAGGTTGTTTGAAGTCTTTTTTCATTAATGATGAAATCAAAATGTACATTCTTCAATTTGCAATGCCAACTTGGTGGGCATCAGATTATAGTGCGCTATACAATCAAACCGAAGCAACCATCAATGTAGATTGCATAACTGATGCCGAAGTGCTTTGCCTTTCAAACGAAGACCGAGAAAAGCTTTGCAAAGAGTTTCATCAAATCGAGCATTTCTTCCGCTGGCGAACGAACAAAGGATATATTGCTTCTCAAAAAAGACTTTTATCATTTATGAACAATAATGTCAAAGTGCGTTATGAAGAGCTTTTGGCGTTATATCCGCAATTGTATAATCTTGTTCCTAAACATTTGATTGCGGCTTATTTAGGAGTTTCCAGAGAAACATTGAGCAGGCTTTATAATTCGTAA
- a CDS encoding YceI family protein, whose product METTNYKIVSSNSNVEWTGRKVTGAHNGTIGIKEGSFILQDGKVKGGKVVIDTTSIKILDVTDPATNTQFGGHLASDDFFSIEKFPTATFDVLSVKELSDTTFYLEGNLTIKDITHVAGFEATLENNRNAIALTGKMIIDRTKYDIKFRSGNFFVDLGDTLIYNDFDLDFNITAEAIFSEQSKN is encoded by the coding sequence ATGGAAACAACAAATTATAAAATCGTAAGCTCAAACAGCAACGTAGAATGGACTGGAAGAAAAGTAACTGGTGCACATAATGGTACAATTGGTATCAAAGAAGGTAGTTTCATCTTACAAGATGGAAAAGTAAAAGGCGGGAAAGTTGTAATTGATACAACTTCTATTAAAATTCTGGACGTAACAGATCCGGCAACAAACACACAATTTGGAGGTCACCTTGCCTCAGATGATTTTTTCTCAATCGAAAAATTTCCAACAGCAACTTTTGATGTTCTTTCTGTAAAAGAGCTATCAGACACCACTTTTTATCTTGAAGGCAATCTTACCATAAAAGATATTACACACGTTGCAGGTTTTGAAGCAACGTTAGAAAACAATCGAAATGCAATTGCCCTTACAGGAAAAATGATTATTGATCGTACCAAATATGATATCAAATTCCGCTCAGGAAATTTCTTTGTCGATTTAGGCGATACATTAATTTACAATGACTTTGATCTTGATTTTAATATCACTGCCGAAGCCATTTTTTCAGAACAATCTAAAAACTAA
- a CDS encoding tautomerase family protein: MPYVKLELTREGVTREQKQQLISGITNLITEVLNKDPHLTHIVIQEVELDDWGYAGEQVSVLREKGITADKK, translated from the coding sequence ATGCCTTACGTAAAATTAGAATTGACTCGCGAAGGTGTAACTCGTGAGCAAAAACAACAATTAATAAGCGGAATAACCAATTTGATTACCGAGGTTTTAAACAAAGATCCGCATTTGACTCATATTGTAATTCAGGAAGTTGAGTTAGACGATTGGGGATACGCAGGAGAACAAGTATCAGTATTAAGAGAAAAAGGCATAACAGCCGATAAAAAATAA
- a CDS encoding SDR family oxidoreductase, whose amino-acid sequence MKKQTIIVTGAASGIGKGIAKYFLDRGDNVVINSVTPASLESAFNEFGGGDNLAMYAGDISNKQTGEQLVKIAIEKFGSADVLVNNAGIFESKPFLEVDEAYLDKFLTTNLKGTYFTTQAVIPQMLEQKGGVVINIGTPLVNHGLGGWPASAPITSKGAIHALTIQLAAEFGKQNIRVNTVAPGVIRTPMHGDNADATAGLHLLSRVGEIDDVAEMVYTVAKSNFITGSIINVDGGKGAGHNIN is encoded by the coding sequence ATGAAAAAACAAACAATAATCGTTACCGGAGCAGCTTCTGGTATTGGAAAAGGAATCGCCAAATATTTTTTGGACAGAGGTGATAATGTTGTGATCAATTCAGTAACACCAGCGTCATTAGAAAGTGCTTTTAATGAATTTGGTGGAGGCGATAATTTGGCAATGTATGCTGGAGACATCAGCAACAAACAAACAGGAGAACAATTAGTAAAAATTGCAATCGAAAAATTCGGTTCAGCAGATGTTTTGGTCAATAATGCCGGAATCTTTGAGAGCAAACCTTTTTTAGAAGTGGACGAAGCATATTTAGATAAATTTTTGACAACCAACTTAAAGGGAACTTATTTTACGACTCAGGCTGTGATTCCTCAAATGCTAGAACAAAAAGGTGGAGTTGTAATCAATATTGGAACACCGCTAGTAAATCACGGTTTGGGCGGATGGCCGGCTTCAGCACCAATCACAAGCAAAGGAGCAATTCATGCGCTTACGATTCAATTGGCGGCCGAATTTGGAAAACAAAATATTCGTGTAAATACTGTCGCTCCCGGAGTAATCAGAACGCCAATGCATGGAGATAATGCTGATGCAACCGCTGGTTTGCATTTGCTAAGTCGAGTTGGAGAAATTGATGATGTTGCCGAAATGGTCTACACGGTTGCCAAAAGCAATTTCATTACCGGTTCAATTATCAATGTTGATGGAGGAAAAGGAGCAGGGCACAACATAAATTAA
- a CDS encoding nuclear transport factor 2 family protein, with translation MKTILLTAFMLWTFQGIKAQNTIKMENQAEIAAITDAVENYYFKGIYEGDVMLLGSIFYPGSFVFGDVKGQPYFKTVDLYLDGVKNRQSPKDSGKSFKGEILNIKVVNSIAVAELNVKMYDFNYRDFLSFHKINGKWLIVNKMLTDLSE, from the coding sequence ATGAAAACTATTTTATTAACTGCTTTTATGCTCTGGACTTTTCAGGGCATAAAAGCTCAAAATACGATTAAAATGGAAAATCAAGCCGAAATTGCGGCGATAACAGATGCAGTTGAAAACTATTATTTTAAAGGAATTTACGAAGGAGATGTCATGCTTTTAGGAAGTATTTTTTATCCGGGAAGTTTTGTTTTTGGGGATGTAAAAGGCCAGCCTTATTTTAAAACAGTGGATCTTTATTTGGATGGCGTAAAAAACAGACAAAGCCCAAAAGATTCAGGAAAATCATTTAAAGGTGAAATCTTGAATATAAAAGTCGTAAATTCAATCGCTGTTGCAGAACTAAATGTGAAAATGTACGATTTTAATTATCGTGATTTTTTGTCTTTCCATAAAATCAACGGAAAATGGCTTATTGTTAACAAAATGTTGACCGATTTAAGCGAATAA
- a CDS encoding nitronate monooxygenase has translation MWYNTKASEILGIQYPILQGAFGGNLSTPELTATVSNAGGLGGYGAYTLNPQEIYEADKEIKALTDKPYNLNLWVSDSDMDPNGITDEQYNKAKELFKPYFDEAGIPLPEKPAPFQSRFENQLQVVLDIRPKVFSFMFGTLSPDILEQCKKLGIVTVGAATTLDEAVFLENSGVDMIIASGFEAGGHRPSFLASAESSVTGTFVLLQLIREKVKVPVIAAGGIANGKGIAAALALGASAAQIGTAFLATEESNALPIHREMLFSEASKYTTLSRAFTGRLGRGITSRIAKEIMGKEAAVLPFPLQTTFMSHLRKAALEQQKLDMILFWGGQISPILKHRRAGELMHSLVEETTAYFAELKK, from the coding sequence ATGTGGTACAATACAAAAGCATCAGAAATATTAGGAATTCAATATCCAATTTTGCAAGGAGCTTTTGGAGGAAATCTTTCAACGCCTGAACTCACAGCAACAGTTTCAAATGCAGGAGGATTAGGCGGTTATGGAGCATATACTTTGAATCCGCAGGAAATTTATGAAGCAGACAAAGAGATAAAAGCCTTAACGGACAAACCTTATAATTTGAATCTTTGGGTTTCTGATTCCGATATGGATCCAAATGGAATCACAGATGAACAATACAATAAGGCAAAAGAATTGTTCAAACCCTATTTTGACGAAGCTGGAATTCCTTTGCCAGAAAAACCAGCGCCATTTCAATCCCGATTTGAAAATCAGTTGCAAGTAGTTTTGGATATTCGTCCCAAGGTTTTCAGTTTTATGTTTGGAACACTTTCTCCAGATATTTTGGAACAATGTAAAAAACTAGGAATTGTGACCGTTGGCGCCGCAACTACTTTAGACGAAGCTGTTTTTTTAGAAAATTCAGGAGTTGATATGATTATTGCCTCAGGATTTGAAGCAGGTGGGCACCGGCCTTCTTTTTTGGCTTCCGCCGAATCTTCTGTAACCGGAACTTTTGTTTTGTTGCAATTAATTAGAGAAAAAGTGAAAGTTCCCGTTATTGCAGCTGGCGGAATAGCAAACGGAAAAGGAATTGCCGCGGCGTTGGCTTTAGGGGCGAGTGCGGCTCAAATTGGAACCGCATTTTTAGCTACCGAAGAATCAAACGCATTGCCAATTCACAGAGAAATGCTTTTTTCAGAAGCATCAAAATATACGACTTTATCACGTGCTTTTACTGGAAGGCTAGGGCGTGGCATCACGAGCCGAATCGCAAAAGAGATCATGGGAAAAGAAGCAGCTGTTCTTCCATTTCCTTTACAGACTACTTTTATGTCCCATTTAAGAAAAGCGGCTTTAGAACAGCAAAAATTGGATATGATACTTTTTTGGGGCGGACAAATTTCGCCAATTCTAAAACATAGAAGGGCAGGAGAATTGATGCATTCTTTGGTTGAAGAAACAACGGCATATTTTGCGGAATTGAAAAAATAG
- a CDS encoding TlpA disulfide reductase family protein, translating into MKKILLGFALFFGAIQIQAQESNLQLKGTVVDTVAQYVYLQKFHNKMFTTIDSVKVKDGNFSFKTKVKTPELYGLSVNTGESPLYVFLEKGPITVKLSPKKYYTNSVVEGSATQDLFETYKKSKDVEISKFITENPKSIVAAYVLYRNWSYRLSPEQITQNIALLDKSLQNTTYVKELKDLAVVLDGLAVGKKAPDFTEKDTEGKPVRFSENLKGYTLVDFWASWCGPCRRENPNIVAAYKEFHDKGFNIIAISLDKKKENWIKGIQDDKLTWTHLSDLLFWNSAVAKLYGVRAIPANYLVDSKGIIVAKNLHGEELQSTLKSLLDKKVSTN; encoded by the coding sequence ATGAAAAAAATACTATTAGGTTTTGCTTTATTTTTTGGAGCCATCCAAATTCAGGCGCAAGAAAGCAATTTGCAGTTAAAAGGAACTGTTGTCGATACGGTTGCGCAATATGTTTATCTGCAAAAGTTTCACAACAAGATGTTTACCACAATCGATTCGGTAAAAGTGAAAGACGGAAATTTCAGTTTCAAAACAAAAGTAAAAACGCCGGAATTATATGGTTTGAGCGTAAACACTGGAGAGTCGCCGTTGTATGTTTTTCTTGAAAAGGGACCAATTACAGTTAAATTAAGTCCGAAAAAGTACTATACGAATTCAGTTGTAGAAGGTTCTGCAACACAAGATTTGTTTGAAACGTATAAAAAGTCAAAAGATGTAGAAATCAGCAAATTCATTACAGAAAACCCAAAATCGATTGTTGCAGCTTATGTTTTGTATAGAAACTGGTCGTATCGATTGTCTCCGGAACAAATCACACAAAATATTGCACTGTTGGATAAAAGCCTTCAAAATACCACTTACGTGAAAGAACTGAAAGATTTGGCGGTTGTATTAGACGGATTAGCAGTTGGAAAAAAAGCACCAGATTTTACAGAGAAAGATACGGAAGGAAAGCCAGTTCGTTTTTCAGAAAACCTGAAAGGTTACACTTTAGTAGATTTTTGGGCTTCTTGGTGTGGGCCTTGCCGAAGAGAAAATCCAAATATTGTAGCGGCTTACAAAGAATTTCACGATAAGGGATTTAATATCATCGCTATTTCTTTGGATAAAAAGAAAGAAAACTGGATCAAAGGAATTCAGGATGATAAGTTGACATGGACACATCTTTCGGATTTGCTTTTTTGGAACAGTGCAGTTGCAAAATTATACGGAGTAAGAGCAATTCCAGCCAATTATTTAGTGGATTCTAAAGGAATAATTGTCGCAAAAAACCTTCATGGAGAAGAGTTGCAATCTACTTTAAAATCGCTTTTAGATAAAAAAGTCAGCACTAATTAA